From a region of the Methylocystis hirsuta genome:
- the fae gene encoding formaldehyde-activating enzyme translates to MALINKMLVGESLVGDGNEVAHIDLIMGPRGSAAELAFANALVNNKDGFTTLLAVVAPNLLCKPNTILFNKVTIKGAKQAVQMFGPAQHGVAKAVADSVAEGVIPADEADDIFIAVGVFIHWDASDDKKIQDYNYTATKEAIARAVKGEPKASEVVAKRNEAKHPFAPN, encoded by the coding sequence ATGGCTTTGATCAACAAGATGCTGGTCGGCGAGTCGCTGGTCGGCGACGGCAATGAAGTTGCGCATATCGATCTGATCATGGGTCCGCGCGGCTCGGCCGCCGAACTCGCCTTCGCCAACGCGCTCGTCAACAACAAGGACGGCTTCACGACGCTACTCGCCGTCGTCGCGCCGAACCTGCTCTGCAAGCCCAACACGATCCTCTTCAACAAGGTGACGATCAAGGGCGCCAAGCAGGCGGTGCAGATGTTCGGCCCGGCGCAGCATGGCGTCGCCAAGGCGGTTGCGGATTCGGTCGCCGAGGGCGTGATCCCGGCCGACGAAGCCGACGACATCTTCATTGCGGTCGGCGTGTTCATTCACTGGGACGCTTCGGACGACAAGAAGATCCAGGACTATAATTATACCGCGACGAAAGAAGCGATCGCCCGCGCCGTCAAGGGCGAGCCGAAGGCTTCGGAAGTCGTCGCCAAGCGCAACGAAGCCAAGCACCCCTTCGCGCCGAACTGA